The DNA window gaaGACTTGAGGATGTAAACGCTGCcgaaggtgctttaacaaagtactgagtgactGGTCTGAGTACTTACATAgatgtgatatttcagtgttttttatttgtagtaaatttgcacaaatttctaaacctgtttttgctttgttattatggtgtattgtgtgtagattgagggggggggatttaatcaattttagaataaggctgtaacgtaacaaaatttgttAAAAATCAAGGggtcagaatgcactgtatgtaaccTTTTGAAATGTTTGAATCCTTTTACAATTTAGTATAATTTGTGGATTCAAATAAAGCATTTTaaagtgtgttctgtgtgtgtacctgtactttATATATACCAGTACTGTACTGGTATCCTTTTGTATATAGACAAGTTttcattttatttgacctttttatttaacttggcaggtcagttaagaacaaattattattttcaatgactgcctaggaacagtgggttaactgccttgttcaggggcagaacgacagatttttaccttgtcaactcgggtattcgatcttgcaacctttaggttactagtccaacactaacctgTGTGTGTAGCCAAGTTATCATGTGGATTTATTCCTTGttgttatttttctatttctAAAATAAATCTCTCTACATCGTTTGAAAGGACTCAtaagtatgcatttcactgttagtctacatgtGTTGTTTATGAAGAATGTgacaaaaaacatttgatttgtatGCGTAGCTCACGTGGAGCCTGAGGGACCTGGGCCTGTCTGACCTGGGCGTGGGGCAGCTGGATGAGCTAATAAGCGCTATGGTACCACGTCTGAGTCAACAGGGGTCGCTGTCCTCATCCAGCCCCAGCCAACAGGCCTGGGggacctctcacctctcctcacatTCCTTCTTCCACAACAAGCATGGTGAGGCAAAGGacacatctacagttgaagtcggaattttacatacactttggttggagtcattaaatcttctttttttcaaccactccgcaaatttcttgataacaaacaATAGTTTGGAAGTCAGTTAGGacttctactttgtgcacgacacaagtccttttttcaacaattgtttacagacagattgtcacttataattcactgtatcataattccagtgggtcagaagtttacacacactaagttgacagtgccctttaaacagcttggaaaatttccagaaaatgatgtcatggctttagaagcttctgataggctaattgacatcatttgagtcaataggaggtgtacctgtggatgtatttcaaggcctaccttcaaactcagtgcctctttgcttgacatcatgtgaaaatcaaaagaaatcagtcaagatctcagaaaaaaaattgtagacctccaaaagtctggttcatccttgggagcaattggGAGcaatgaaggtaccacgttcatctgtacaagcaatagtacgcaagtataaacaccatggcaccacgcagccatcatgccgctcaggaaggagactcttctgggaagaatcacagaacaacagcaaaggaccttgtgaagatgctggaggaaacgggtacaaaagtatctatatccacagttaaatgagtcctatatcgacataacctgaaaggccgctcagcaaggaagaagccactgctctaaaactgtcataaaaaagccagactacggtttgcagctgcacatgtggacaaagatcgtacttcaTGGAGAAATGTCTTCTCGTCTGATGAAACCGAAATGGatctatttggccataatgaccattatgtttggaggaaaaagggggaggcttgcaagctgaagaacacatttacatttaagtcatttagcagacgctcttatccagagcgacttacaaattggtgcattcaccttatgacatccagtggaacagtcactttacaatagtgcatctaaatcttaaaaggggggggggggggggagaaggattacttatcctatcctaggtattccttaaagaggtggggtttcaggtgtctccggaaggtggtgattgactccgctgtcctggcgtcgtgagggagtttgttccaccattggggggccagagcagcgaacagttttgactgggctgagcgggaactgtacttcctcagtggtagggaggcgagcaggccagaggtggatgaacacagtgcccttgtttgggtgtagggcctgatcagagcctggaggtactgaggtgccgttcccctcacagctccgtaggcaagcaccatggtcttgtagcggatgcgagcttcaactggaagccagtggagagagcggaggagcggggtgacgtgagagaacttgggaaggttgaacaccatcccaaccgtgaagcacaggggtggcagcatcatgttgtgggggtgctttgctgcaggagggactggtgcacttcacaaaatagatggcatcatgaggttggaaaatgatgtggatatattgaagcaacatctcacgacatcagtcaggaagttaaagcttggtcgcaaatggttcttccaaatggacaatgacccccaagtatacttccaaagttgtggcaaaatggcttaaggacaacaaagtcaaggtattggagtggccatcacaaagccctgatctcatcctatagaaaagttgtgggcagaactgacaaAGCGTgtccgagcaaggaggcctacaaacctgactcagttaaaccagctctgtcaggagaaatgggccaaaattcacccaacttattgtgggaagcttgtgggaggctagctgaaacatttgacccaagttaaacaatttaaaggcaatgctaccaaatactaattgagtgcatgtaaacttctgacccactgggaatgtgatgaaataaatacatgttgaaatagatcattctctctcctattattctgacatttcacatttttttaaataaagtggtgatcctaatttacctaaagacagggcatttttactaggattaaacgtcaggaattgtgaaaaactgagtttaaatgtatttggctaaggtgtatgtaaacttccgacttccactGTATATAGATAATGACTATAGTAACCCTACTGCTGGTTAGTGAGTAGTAACCCTGCTGCTGGTTGATGTGTTTCTCAAAAACTAAATTAATCTTGTACAAATGATGAGCTTAATGCTAAACATGATCTTTTTGTTTTTGGGAAACTCACCCGGTAATTGAACAATTAGCTGTAATCCGATTTTAGATTTATCTGAGTTTAAATCGCCTTTTGTGTAGGGCCCATATCAAAGGGTGTGTGGGGGGTTGACTGCATGTTATTGCAGTATAGAATACATATGATTCGCTTATGATaagtgtttgtttttgtgttttttttgtataGCACTGATTGATGTCTATTATAGAATTAATTTAGTATCGTATTTCAATGAATGAGTTGATTTTTGAGACAGGATTTAATTAGTGATTCTAACTATTGGGTGGAATATGCACATCCAACCCTCCTTCCATTGTCCTCGTAGGGTTCTCTGGTGGTAAAATGGGAACCTCCTACCCTGTTTTCTGCAAACAGATCCCTTCCCCTCTTCAGGCAGTTTGTACAGAGCTCCGCTATTGGCCAGGTAATCAAAGATaattttattatattattttgtaATTAAGTGACTAATAAATAACCAGCAAAAATCCCAGCGCAGTTCTCCTTCAAATGCAAGTCAAATGTCAACAGTGGCATATGCTTGTGACATCCATTTTAAATGGGAGCCTATTCTACcgttgctattggtctattttaGAGGAAGAGTTTGTTCAATGAAATGGAGGGCATGGTGTTTGTGTGCTGTTTTTGACAATCACTCACCCATATTTGAGTGCGATCATGAACACCTAAACTGCATTCATATTTACCAAACATCTTTCTACTTAGAAATGTGTAGTTTTGATTTTATATGTGttgaacatacagtatgtgtacttGTTTCCAGTGTGGATCCAGAACAGAGGCTTTAAAACTCTAGGGAAACACAAGCGACTGCAGGCAGGCTTTGAGCGTcccattgaatcagatggctttaCACCCTCCTTTATGAAGGTGAGACCACTGGTTTGTCTGTACTCTGTAATTCTCTGGAGAGAGTACCTGGGTCTTGTTCATTAGGCCACACCATAGAAAAATGTTTGGAAATGTTTTAAAATACACATTTTTATATCTTATTTGACAAAGATGAATGTTATCTTCCAGATGTTTTCCTACTGAACATGCTCCTGGTTTTATTGTAAACATATCTGACTGTTGTCTCATGCAGGGCCTCCTGACACGTGATAAGGGGATGGAGGTGGAAACCTTGGACAAGCTTATGAAGAACAAGAATATTCCTGATGGGCAGCAAGATTCTTTTAAGACCGGGTTTGCTGAGGGCTTCCTGAAATCCCAAGCTCTGACACAGCGCACACAAGGCAAGTGtacactatacaacactacactacaagACCAGGGTCATGCTCAGTAAGACACATGGCGAAACGGAAAACCAAAACGGGTGTTCTTAACGGAACAGCTCATGTAGCACCTCCTTCGTTTCACAACATTGTCTAATGTTTCTACTGCCTACTAAACATTACCTAGGTGTACGTTATCTTCCAGAAAAATGAAAGTCACCAGCTCTACTCTTCTTGCAGTGAGCATTAAATGACCACGGTTTCAGCTTGCAGGAACTGAAGGCTCACTGTTGCATGCCCGCctttcatatatttttttcccGTATTGAATGAAAGTGGATTGAAACTCATCTTCTCTGCAGACTCTCTGAGGAGGACGAGGCTGGTCCTGCTGGTCCTGTTGCTCCTGGGACTCTACGGCCTCTCCAAGACGCCCTTCCTATCGGGTAAAGGCTCCTTTTCATTTTGTCCATCTCTCTAATCAAGCTTGTAGTCCTTCGCTCTAGCATGCAGCTTGGCGTGTACTTTTTAAAGCCTCAATCTGTAGCTCTCATTTTAGTCAAACTTCACTCTTCGCTGCAGAGGGTTGGGCCAGGAGAAACGTAACCAGTGTTAAATTTATACACAGTCCATGAGTGACCAGTTTTTGAAGCTGTATATTGTCTGTTTTTAAAGTAACATTCTTTATAAGTCAATGGGTAGCCTATGAAATTCATTCATTCAAATGACAGTTGAACAGCATCCCAGATTGAGCCTTTACCTCTTTGCTGATGCGTTCAGAATTTACACACAAAAGCATGTCTAGCAAGTTTGAGTAATCAAGATAACTTGATGATAATATAGTTTTCTTTGTTTGTTTACCGAATGCTTCTTAAAGACGGTGATTTGTTGCCAAACTAAAATAAATCGAACCATAGCTAAGAACGCTTTTGCAGTGTGATTTCCGAGCAGTGTGATTTCGAACCTTAATCTAACCGTTCTGGACAGTACGATTCCGAACCACATCAGGCCTGGACTCAGCGGTGGACCCTGTCCACATGAAGAACGTGACGTTTGAGCACGTCAAAGGGGTGGAGGAGGCCAAGAACGAGCTGCAGGAGGTGGTGGAGTTCCTCCGGAGCCCAGAGAAGTTCACCGTCCTCGGAGGGAAACTGCCGAGAGGTGCAGTAGACCGTCAAGCTCTTTTTATGGCCTTTAGTTtatcagggttgtgttcattaggcaccaaatatAACAAAAAGACTGACTGGAACATGACTGGAACAAGAAGGACTATGTGGATTTGTCCAGTAAGAAAAGTTCATTTTTGTTTTCTGTTTCAAAacgtttatttaaaaaaatgtacccGTTTtggtgccctaatgaacacaacccaggtgtAGACTGAACAATTCTGAATTATAAAAGTTGTTTAGGCAGGAACACAATCTTCCCCTCATGGAAGATGAAAATGGTGCCATTAACTTTGGTGCCACTTTAATTGGCTATTTCTTACAGTTAGTTACATATCTTATTATTTACTTCCACATTGAATTTCAATCTAATATTTTAGAGTCAATATTCATAAAAAAGGTCTACTTTGTTAGGTGAATATTGTATAACTGTATATTACCTATTACAGTTGTTCTtatcactctcgctctctctacgtctgtctgtctctgtgtgtgcagggATCTTGCTGGTTGGCCCTCCTGGTACTGGGAAGACTCTGTTGGCCAGAGCTGTGGCTGGAGAAGCCAACGTACCATTTTATTATGCCTCTGGCTCTGAGTTTGATGAGATGTTTGTGGGGGTTGGAGCCAGTCGCATCAGGAACCTCTTCAGTGAGTCCCATCTCCTCTTCTAGTCTCCACTCATTCCTGGCTTCCAACCCTGAACCTAATATAGTAATTTTCATTGtcttttaacatttttttttaacccaaACTTGGTCGCAACAATGGATTTGTCATAATTTATCAACCGTATATCTGAGGCCCTAGACTTCAACCCAGCCTCTCTATACGTTACATCTGCAGAGGAAGCCAAAGCAAACACGCCGTGCGTGATCTTCATTGACGAGTTGGACAGCGTTGGAGGGAAGAGGATCGAGTCTCCCATGCACCCCTACTCCAGACAGACCATCAACCAGCTACTGGCTGAGATGGACGGGTATGTTTCCAACGGGTTCTCCTGGGTTGTGTTCGGTGAGGAGAAACATTTTATAAAACAAAGCCAAATCGAGGATCTACGTGAGATTGTCCAACAAGAacaccgttttttttttttttaagttgcaAAATGTTTCCCGTAGAAAACACGACCCTACTTTCTGTGTGGAGAAACGTGACATCCCAGTGGGCACAGATGTCATTTCAACGTCTAGTTCAACAACAAATGTcagtcattggatttaggttaaatgTTGGAAGAAAAAAATCCCAGAATTCCTGTTGACTTtatgcaaatccaatcagttttccacgttgattcaactttatttttttattttttatgatgtggaaacaacgttgattcaatcCGTTTTTTCCCCCCCAGTAGGATGGATACACCGACTTCCCTGAACGTGTCACAATTGTCGCCCGCAGGTTCAAACCAAACGAAGGGGTCATTATCATTGGAGCGACAAACTTCCCCGAGGCTTTGGATAAGTATGTTAAGCTTTATTCATCTCATAATAATGTTGCTCAATTATAATGTTGCTCAATGAAATGTCTGTCTTTTAAAATTAAATGTTTTTGTTACAGGGTTTCATTAGTTGTCATGAGTACATATTGACTTGCCATGTTAAAACTAACCTAAAGTCAACCTCTGtcactcccttccctcccctccctagcGCTCTGATTCGACCGGGACGTTTCGACATGCAGGTCACCGTTCCCAAGCCAGATGTGAAAGGGCGCACAGAGATCCTCAACTGGTACCTTAGGAAGATTAAAGTAGACCCTGGTACGTGAGCAACACACATGTGTGACCTATGTTGATCATAGCTTGAGTCTATTGCTGATGAGTAATAGCTTCACACAAGTGAATCTGCTGGGCTAAATGCTAAATGGGTACTTGCAAATAAACTATAGCTATATGAGAATCTTACAGTGGCAACATGCTAATGGCTGTATGCTAATAGACTATGCTATGACTTGCTAATGGATACATGCTAATAGCTACATGCTAATGGCTGCATACTTGTAGACAATGGCTATATGAGAATCTGCAGTGGCAACATGCTAATCGCTGCATGTTAATAGCCTACGGCTACATACTAAAAGAGAAGAACGTGCTAGTAAGACACACCATAGTTGACCTAGCTTAGCTGTATCTATTCCTGCTAACGACCTGGCTTCCTCATGCAGATGTGGAGGCTGGGATCATtgccaggggaacagtgggcttcTCCGGGGCCGACCTGGAGAACCTGGTCAACCAAGCGGCTCTGAAGGCGGCGGTGGACGGCAAAGACATGGTGACCCTCAAAGAGCTGGAGTTCGCCAAGGACAAGATCCTCATGGGTGAGCTCTGCTGTAGGAATGGGGACGAAATGGATACATACCTCTGTATCACAAATCATGCCCTAGCCTCAACCTCCTAGCCACCTGTTTAGATCTGAGAGGGTTAGATGGGCTACCACCCTATTGCTTACACCCATCTTGCTCTCTGATAGGCCAAGTGGAATTGCCACCATATTACTTATACCTGAGCCTCGTATACCCAGACGTGAGTTCGGAGTCCAGATAGAAACTAGTGACGCCTTGCCACTATTAAACCAATAAAATATTTAATATGGGTGGAGTTCCAAAGAGACATTTCAACAACCACAAAAATCTGACTTGCAACAAGCCAGCATGAATAAGATGCAGAACGAATGCTGCATAAACCCGATACGCAAGGAAATGCCTCTCCTGAGGAGAAACATCATTTCTACTTATAGACAATCAAGTGGCCGTGCTGAATGCCACAGGCTCTCTGACCGCTCTCattcaaacaaaacaaaaatcccccaagttttctgagctaGAAATgtatacatgtaaaaaaaaaaatatatatcctatttttgggggggggcataAAAAACCAGGAAATCAtctcccaagtattcccacgcattaTAGAGAGATGTGAATGTATACAAATGTaaacaaggtttgaaatgattatggtttagtcaaatattatatctgtttgggcttcttgccaTCAATTTGCAGTTAATTTAAAATAATGTTCCCAGCCCACCATCAATCCACTCAAGAAAAAACCGTCACGCTGCTGAATCTAGTCGATAATACGTAGGGGTTAGGAGTTTATTTGGGATTCAGGGATCTTTGAGCAGGTTATGAAAATCAACTCTTCTTTCGGTCTCGCTTACCTCCCACAGGCCCAGAAAGGAGGAGTGTGGAGATAGATAAAAAGAACAAGGAGATCACGGCGTACCACGAGTCTGGCCACGCTATCGTGGCGTACTACACCAAGGATGCCATGCCCATCAACAAGGCCACCATCATGCCCAGAGGACCTACGCTGGGTCATGTAAGTAGGACTGGAAATGGGGACATTTTAAAATCTATAGAAAACAAGATGGGAAGGGAGGGCTACAGACCAGTAGCATTTCGCTGTACCACTGGtactgtaagcatttcactgtactgctTACACCGTGTCCTGTGCACTAAGgttattatacacacacacacacacacacacacacacacacacacacacacacacacacacacgcacatctcCCATCCTCTCACCTCACTGTTTTCCCTCAATCCCAACAGGTTGTTGTGACTTGGATTTAAAAGGAATAGCACAGAGACAGGTGCAAAGAATATGGTTGAAGGAAACTCTCTCACCCGTGTCTataccaatccaatgcttttttaCTTTAGGAGTACATACCTGTAAGAAGAATCAAGTTAACGAGCGGATTTGTTGTCAGCTACTGATGGTGATACACAAGCTTGGCCTATTTGAAACATTGCCATCTCTTGACTGCATTTACCTGCCACAGTAGCTTGGAAATCAATGATGTGTAAAACCTTAGATTGCTGATGCTAATGCTATCTATGTATTGGCCATTTGAGAGGCTTTGAATACTTTCAGGATAAAAGAAAAGCAAAGATTTATAATTTAAATTTTGTTTTTCTAACATAATCTAATTTAAATGTATACATTAAGGTATAATATGTGTCAGAATGAATTTAGACATGAATAAATGAATTTCTTTAGCTTCCAAAATCTTTTTTACAACCGAGGACCAAGATGTAAATAAACCCTGGATGGCTTTATACACATCATTGTTGAAAACGCCCCAAAAGCTTGAAAACCCGattaattaattttttttttttaagttcagAAAAACTGAATGTAATTCATGCtttttttcattattttattttattttatttattctttgatttattctttttttttaagaATCTGCACACAACaccaaaacatgttttttttttaataattgttttgcaaatttattgaagaATGTAATTcaaaaatatctcatttacataagtactcacacaactgagtcaatactttgtagaagcacctttggtgaATACAACTTTATGTCATCTGGGGGTATGTCTGTGTCAGCTTTCTATTTAATCAAGTTTTAATTCTGGCTGCCTGTAACGCAGAAAGATGTGGAATAAgtcgaggggtatgaatactttctgaaggagctgtaggttaTCTGGACCTCCATGTGTTTTAGGAATACATTCCACTGAGCCAATACCACAAGGCCTCGTTTTGATATAATGAAAAGGGCCTTAGTCCTCCTGTGGTTTTGTCAatagttttttaaaatgtttttctgAAAACATTAAGTGTGAAATGGTTGGTTCCATTTTCAGCCAGGCCCACCCCCCACTGTCTTCCAGGTGTCCATGCTCCCAGATGACGACCGCTGGAGTGAGACGCGTGCTCAGCTGCTGGCCCAGATGGATGTCAGCATGGGAGGCCGCGTGGCAGAGGAGATCATATTTGGCAATGAGTTCATCACCACTGGTATGCAGGGGGATGTAGGGCGTAGGAGGGTAATTTGACTACAGAATTACAGTATACACCTTGTGCAGTACTGTATGTAGTGTAACAACAATATTCCTCAAACAGGATGGTGCGTCTCAAGGTGTGTAATCCTGTCATCCAAATGTATAATGTTTAATCTAAATGTTGGGGATTTATGTTTTTGAGGGTATGATATGGTAATGTATCTGTTATTCAAACTGACTTACAGAATTGCAGAGATTATCAGTGacgtcaaatcaaatgtattttatatagcccttcgtacatcagctgatacatcaaagtgctgtacagaaacccagcctaaaaccccaaacagcaagcaatgcaggtgtagaagcacggtgggtaggaaaaactccctagaaaggccaaaacctaggaagaaacctagagaggaaccaggctatgaggggtggccagtcctcttctggctgtgccgggtggagattataacagaacatggccaagatgttcaaatgttcataaatgaccagcatcgTCAAATAagaataatcacaggcagaacagttaactggagcagcagcacggccaggtggactggggacagcaaggagtcatcatgccaggtagtcctgaggcatggtcctaggcctcaggtcctccgagagagagaattagagagggcatacttaaattcacacaggacaccggataagacaggagaagtaccccagatataacaaactgaccctagcccctcgacacataaatactggaggctgagacaggaggggtcaggagacactgtggccccatccgatgatacccccggacagggccaaacagtaaggatataaccccacccactttgccaaagcacagcccccacaccactagagtggtaatcttcaaccaccaacttaccatattgagacaaggccgagtatagcccacaaagatctccgccacggcacaacccaaaggggggctccaacccagacaggaagagcccatcagtgactcaacccactcaagtgacgcacccctcctagggacggcatgaaagagcaccagtaatcCAATGAcacagcccctgtaatagggttggagccagagaatcccagtggaaagaggggaaccggccaggcagagacagcaagggcggttcgttgctccagagcctttccgttcaccttcacactcctgggccaggctACACTCAATGACCCACTGAAGaggagtcttcagtaaagacttaaaggttgagaccaagtttgcgtctctcacatggggaggcagatcattccataaaaattgagctctataggagaaagccctgcctccagctgtttgcttagaaattctagggacaattaggaggcctgcgtcttgtgaccgtagtgtacgtgtaggtatgtacggcaggaccaaatcagagcgagaggtaggagcaagcccatgtaatgctttgtaggttagcagtaaaaccttgaaatcagcccttgccttgacaggaagccagtgtagggaggctagcactggagtaatatgatcaaattctttggttctagtcaggattctagcagccgtatttagcactaactgaagtttatttagtgctttatccggaaagtagagtattgcagtagtctaacctagaagtaacaaaagcatggattaatttttctgcattgTTTTTCGacagaacgtttctgatttttgcaatgttactaCATAGATgagaaaaagctgtccttgagaCAGTCTTGATTTGtccgtcaaaagagagatcagggtccagagtaacgccgaggtccttcacagttttatttgagacgactgtacaaccattaagattaattgtcagattcaacagaatatcttttgtttcttgggacctagaacaagcctCTCTGTTTTGTCAGAGTTTAAAATGAggaagtttgcagccatccacttccttatgtctgaaacacaggcttctagcgaaatttacagttgatttgtcagaggacaaaccattcacagacacAAACTGATAtgtttccgacagataagatctaaaccaggccagaacttgtctgtgtagatcaatttgggtttccaatctctccaaaagaatgtggtgatccatggtatcaaaagcagcactaaggtcttggagcacgaggacagatgcaaagcctcggtctgatgccattaaggtaatttaccaccttcacaagtgcagtcacAGTGCTATGATGCGCAACAGCcttttttaaaaaaaattgaggtgaatggaagattcgatataggcctatagtttttttaatattttctgggtcaaggtttggctttattactgccacttttagtgagtttggtacacatccggtggatagagagacttttattatgttcaacataggaggaccaagcacaggaagcagctagtttagttggaatagcgTCCAggatgcagcttgaaggtttagaggccatgattattttcataattgtgtcaaga is part of the Oncorhynchus keta strain PuntledgeMale-10-30-2019 chromosome 15, Oket_V2, whole genome shotgun sequence genome and encodes:
- the LOC118377419 gene encoding ATP-dependent zinc metalloprotease YME1L1-like, encoding MIDVFLLCVAWQVTIPLSHLINAVQYLKTAVGSSNAAAKPQHREHALEQDLQSTELTWSLRDLGLSDLGVGQLDELISAMVPRLSQQGSLSSSSPSQQAWGTSHLSSHSFFHNKHGFSGGKMGTSYPVFCKQIPSPLQAVCTELRYWPVWIQNRGFKTLGKHKRLQAGFERPIESDGFTPSFMKGLLTRDKGMEVETLDKLMKNKNIPDGQQDSFKTGFAEGFLKSQALTQRTQDSLRRTRLVLLVLLLLGLYGLSKTPFLSVRFRTTSGLDSAVDPVHMKNVTFEHVKGVEEAKNELQEVVEFLRSPEKFTVLGGKLPRGILLVGPPGTGKTLLARAVAGEANVPFYYASGSEFDEMFVGVGASRIRNLFKEAKANTPCVIFIDELDSVGGKRIESPMHPYSRQTINQLLAEMDGFKPNEGVIIIGATNFPEALDNALIRPGRFDMQVTVPKPDVKGRTEILNWYLRKIKVDPDVEAGIIARGTVGFSGADLENLVNQAALKAAVDGKDMVTLKELEFAKDKILMGPERRSVEIDKKNKEITAYHESGHAIVAYYTKDAMPINKATIMPRGPTLGHVSMLPDDDRWSETRAQLLAQMDVSMGGRVAEEIIFGNEFITTGASSDFDAATRIAKMMVTRFGMCERLGVMTYTDQTKQSPETQAAIEHEVRKLLKDSYERARALLKSHAKEHQNLANALLQYETLDAREIKMVLEGKGLETR